A genome region from Streptomyces sp. S4.7 includes the following:
- the grpE gene encoding nucleotide exchange factor GrpE produces MTEETPGFEEEPDVPSGATPEDAAPKAAEPDSAKESGPAGPPAGDVQQDATQTALIAQLDQARTALGERTADLQRLQAEYQNYRRRVERDRVTVKEIAVASLLTELLPVLDDIGRAREHDELVGGFKSVAESLETVAAKMGLQQFGKEGEPFDPTIHEALMHSYAPDVTEDTCVAILQPGYRFGERTIRPARVAVAEPQPGVQPGEKASSADEPDKDEESGGPDEG; encoded by the coding sequence GTGACGGAGGAGACTCCGGGCTTCGAAGAGGAGCCCGACGTCCCTTCAGGCGCCACCCCCGAAGACGCCGCGCCGAAGGCCGCCGAGCCGGACTCCGCCAAGGAGTCCGGCCCGGCCGGCCCCCCGGCAGGGGACGTACAGCAAGACGCAACACAGACGGCGCTGATCGCTCAGCTGGACCAGGCCCGTACGGCGCTCGGTGAGCGCACGGCAGACCTTCAGCGGCTTCAGGCCGAGTACCAGAACTACCGCCGCCGGGTCGAGCGGGACCGGGTCACGGTCAAGGAGATCGCTGTCGCGAGCCTTCTCACCGAGCTGCTGCCCGTGCTCGACGACATCGGGCGCGCCCGGGAACACGACGAGCTGGTGGGCGGGTTCAAGTCGGTGGCGGAGTCGCTGGAGACGGTGGCCGCGAAGATGGGCCTCCAGCAGTTCGGCAAGGAGGGCGAGCCCTTCGACCCGACGATCCACGAGGCCCTGATGCACAGCTACGCGCCGGATGTCACCGAAGACACGTGCGTCGCGATCCTCCAGCCTGGGTACCGGTTCGGCGAGCGGACCATCAGGCCCGCGCGCGTCGCCGTGGCGGAGCCCCAGCCGGGGGTCCAGCCCGGGGAGAAGGCGTCGAGCGCCGACGAGCCGGACAAGGACGAGGAGAGCGGCGGCCCGGACGAGGGCTGA
- the dnaJ gene encoding molecular chaperone DnaJ has product MSTKDFVEKDYYKVLGVPKDATEAEIKKAYRKLAREFHPDANKGDAKAEERFKQISEANDVLGDPKRRKEYDEARSLFGNGGGFRAGPGAGGGGSFNFDLGDLFGGGPQGGGQGPQGQSGAGGFGGGLGDVFGGLFNRGGPGTGTRTQPRRGQDIESEVTLSFTEAVDGATVPLRMSSQAPCKACSGTGDKNGSPRVCPTCVGTGQVSRGTGGGFSLTDPCVDCKGRGLIAQDPCDVCKGSGRAKSSRTMQVRIPAGVSDGQRIRLRGKGAPGERGGPAGDLYVVVHVGSHPVFGRKDDNLTVTVPVTFVEAALGGEVKVPTLGGPAVTLKLPAGTPNGRTMRARGKGAVRKDGSRGDLLVTVEVVVPKDLGAEARDALETYRKATVGENPRDELFQAAKGA; this is encoded by the coding sequence ATGAGTACCAAGGACTTCGTGGAGAAGGACTACTACAAGGTTCTCGGCGTCCCCAAGGACGCCACCGAGGCCGAGATCAAGAAGGCGTACCGGAAGCTCGCCCGCGAGTTCCACCCGGATGCCAACAAGGGTGACGCCAAGGCCGAGGAGCGCTTCAAGCAGATCTCCGAGGCCAACGACGTGCTCGGCGACCCCAAGCGGCGCAAGGAGTACGACGAGGCACGCTCGCTCTTCGGCAACGGCGGCGGCTTCCGGGCCGGCCCCGGTGCCGGTGGCGGCGGGTCCTTCAACTTCGACCTGGGCGACCTCTTCGGGGGCGGCCCGCAGGGCGGCGGCCAGGGACCCCAGGGCCAGAGCGGCGCCGGCGGCTTCGGCGGCGGGCTCGGGGACGTGTTCGGCGGCCTCTTCAACCGGGGCGGTCCCGGTACGGGCACGCGTACGCAGCCGCGCCGCGGCCAGGACATCGAGTCCGAGGTGACGCTCAGCTTCACCGAGGCGGTCGACGGGGCCACGGTCCCGCTGCGGATGTCCAGCCAGGCGCCCTGCAAGGCGTGTTCGGGCACCGGCGACAAGAACGGTTCGCCGCGGGTCTGCCCGACCTGCGTCGGCACCGGTCAGGTGTCGCGCGGCACGGGCGGCGGCTTCTCGCTGACCGACCCGTGCGTGGACTGCAAGGGCCGTGGGCTGATCGCCCAGGACCCGTGCGACGTCTGCAAGGGCAGTGGCCGTGCCAAGTCCTCGCGGACCATGCAGGTCCGGATCCCGGCGGGCGTCAGTGACGGCCAGCGGATCCGGCTGCGCGGCAAGGGCGCCCCGGGTGAGCGCGGCGGTCCGGCGGGCGACCTGTACGTGGTCGTCCATGTCGGCTCGCACCCGGTCTTCGGCCGAAAGGACGACAACCTCACCGTCACCGTGCCGGTCACCTTCGTGGAGGCGGCGCTCGGCGGTGAGGTGAAGGTCCCGACGCTGGGCGGTCCTGCGGTCACCCTGAAACTGCCCGCGGGCACACCCAACGGCCGTACGATGCGCGCCCGGGGGAAGGGCGCCGTACGCAAGGACGGCAGCCGTGGCGACCTCCTGGTCACCGTCGAGGTGGTCGTCCCCAAGGATCTCGGCGCCGAGGCCCGTGACGCGCTGGAGACCTACCGGAAGGCGACCGTGGGGGAGAACCCGCGGGACGAGCTGTTCCAGGCAGCGAAGGGAGCGTGA
- a CDS encoding helix-turn-helix domain-containing protein: MDGVGRRRPHSSFNRAYELTEESPVYVISVAAQLSGLHPQTLRQYDRLGLVSPDRTAGRGRRYSARDIELLRQVQQLSQDEGINLAGIKRIIELENQVAALQARVAELGAAVDGAAAAMSQREAQVHASYRRDLVPYQDVQQTSALVVWRPKPKLSSD, from the coding sequence ATGGACGGGGTCGGGCGGCGTCGACCGCACTCATCGTTCAACCGAGCCTACGAACTGACCGAAGAATCGCCCGTTTACGTCATCTCGGTGGCGGCCCAGCTGTCCGGGCTGCACCCGCAGACGCTGCGCCAGTACGACCGGCTGGGCCTGGTCTCACCGGACCGTACGGCGGGCCGGGGCCGGCGTTACTCGGCGCGCGACATCGAACTGCTCCGCCAGGTGCAGCAGTTGTCGCAGGACGAGGGCATCAACCTGGCCGGCATCAAGCGCATCATCGAGCTGGAGAACCAGGTCGCGGCGCTCCAGGCGCGCGTGGCGGAACTCGGCGCGGCGGTGGACGGCGCGGCGGCGGCGATGAGCCAACGCGAGGCCCAGGTCCACGCGTCGTACCGGCGGGACCTGGTGCCGTACCAGGACGTGCAGCAGACGAGCGCGCTGGTGGTGTGGCGTCCGAAGCCGAAGCTGTCGTCGGACTAG
- a CDS encoding LuxR C-terminal-related transcriptional regulator: protein MGGTVDKQTHPHGDRELCESALRLYTEALRRGRINRAELTPAPCLTDMALLYPDPQDDAWLCPVLPSAALAHLLQPITREINERVRLTASLVDSLAPLSAVVAEDPSVSITMLDGHELIDAKVGEAARAATVEILTVQPGFSRERKLMMAGLARSLAAIERGARLRHLYQHPARYSPHIKEYLEQVPADRLEVRTVEQTVERLIIVDRAVAFIPASANRHTALEIRHPALITYLVQVYEVLWAHATPMTERPPTVSPDVPVTSVQSSIARLLVDGTSDEMVARKMGISVRTCRSHIARLMQALGASSRTHLGALLVQSGLAGSRTPPGSLQGATGLAGSGPN from the coding sequence ATGGGCGGAACCGTAGACAAGCAGACGCATCCACACGGTGACCGGGAGCTGTGCGAGTCGGCGCTCCGCCTCTACACCGAGGCTCTGCGCCGAGGCCGGATCAACCGCGCCGAGCTCACGCCGGCGCCCTGCCTCACCGACATGGCACTGCTGTACCCCGATCCCCAGGACGACGCGTGGTTGTGCCCGGTGCTGCCGTCCGCGGCCCTGGCGCACCTCCTCCAGCCCATCACGCGGGAGATCAACGAACGCGTACGGCTCACCGCGTCCCTGGTCGACTCGCTCGCGCCCCTGAGCGCCGTCGTCGCCGAAGACCCCAGCGTCTCCATCACCATGCTCGACGGGCACGAGCTGATCGACGCGAAGGTCGGCGAGGCCGCCCGCGCGGCGACGGTGGAGATCCTGACGGTCCAGCCGGGCTTCAGCCGGGAGCGCAAACTCATGATGGCGGGGCTGGCCCGCTCCCTGGCCGCCATCGAACGGGGCGCCCGATTAAGACACCTGTACCAGCACCCGGCGCGCTACAGCCCGCACATCAAGGAGTACCTGGAGCAGGTGCCGGCCGACCGGCTGGAGGTACGGACCGTCGAGCAGACCGTCGAACGGCTGATCATCGTCGACCGTGCCGTGGCCTTCATCCCCGCCAGCGCCAACCGCCACACGGCGCTGGAAATCCGGCACCCGGCCCTGATCACCTATCTCGTCCAGGTCTACGAGGTCCTGTGGGCCCACGCCACGCCGATGACCGAACGCCCGCCCACCGTCTCCCCGGACGTGCCCGTCACGTCCGTCCAGAGCAGCATCGCGCGTCTTCTGGTCGATGGCACCAGCGACGAGATGGTCGCCCGCAAGATGGGCATCAGCGTGCGCACCTGCCGCTCCCACATAGCCAGACTCATGCAGGCCCTCGGCGCCTCCAGCCGCACCCATCTCGGCGCCCTGCTGGTCCAGTCGGGCCTGGCGGGAAGCCGGACGCCCCCTGGATCTCTCCAGGGGGCGACGGGACTCGCGGGCTCGGGTCCCAACTAG
- a CDS encoding helix-turn-helix transcriptional regulator encodes MQSSQGIDGHRHGPGELCEAGKNLYAAALRSGRLAREEVESAPCLLALALLRPDPDDPQWLRPVSPSIALNQLTHPLEREIQDRRQLAMSLAETFEPFMTLTAMDPSATHAITVLEGLSLINSTLDRVTAECTEELLTVQPGSGRKPGSQEEALRRVRPLLDNGVKMRTLYQHTARHHPATLAYVELVAPDGVEVRTLEEIIERLIIVDRKVAFVPARSDRRIALELRHEGLVQYLVGVFEQFWLHGTPWDEQLSYAPEIDGITSTQRSIAKLLIDGHVDEAIARRLGMNVRTCRAHIAKLSTTLGSGSRAQLGYLIAQSGILDHDH; translated from the coding sequence ATGCAGTCAAGTCAGGGAATTGACGGACATAGGCATGGGCCTGGCGAACTATGCGAAGCCGGCAAAAATCTCTACGCGGCAGCTCTGCGCTCCGGCCGGCTGGCCCGGGAGGAGGTGGAGAGCGCACCCTGCCTGCTGGCCCTCGCACTACTGCGCCCGGACCCGGACGATCCCCAGTGGCTCAGGCCGGTATCCCCGTCGATCGCGCTCAATCAGCTCACGCATCCCCTGGAACGGGAGATCCAGGATCGGCGGCAGCTCGCCATGTCGCTGGCGGAGACCTTCGAACCGTTCATGACGCTCACGGCCATGGACCCGTCAGCCACGCACGCGATCACCGTGCTCGAAGGGCTGAGCCTCATCAACTCCACCCTGGACCGCGTCACCGCGGAGTGCACCGAGGAGCTGCTCACGGTCCAGCCCGGCAGTGGACGGAAGCCGGGCTCCCAGGAGGAGGCCCTGCGCCGGGTCCGCCCGCTGCTCGACAACGGCGTGAAGATGCGGACCCTGTACCAGCACACCGCCCGGCACCACCCCGCGACGCTTGCCTACGTGGAACTGGTGGCCCCGGACGGGGTGGAGGTGAGAACGCTCGAAGAGATCATCGAGCGCCTCATCATCGTCGACCGCAAAGTGGCGTTCGTACCCGCCCGCAGCGATCGCCGGATCGCCCTGGAGCTGCGTCACGAAGGGCTCGTCCAGTACCTCGTCGGTGTCTTCGAGCAGTTCTGGCTGCACGGCACGCCCTGGGACGAGCAGTTGTCGTACGCGCCGGAGATCGACGGCATCACCAGCACCCAGCGCTCCATCGCCAAACTCCTCATCGACGGCCACGTGGACGAGGCGATCGCACGCCGCCTGGGCATGAACGTCCGCACCTGCCGGGCGCACATCGCCAAGCTGAGCACCACACTCGGCAGCGGCAGCCGGGCACAACTCGGTTATCTCATCGCGCAGTCGGGCATCCTGGACCATGATCACTGA
- a CDS encoding TIGR03618 family F420-dependent PPOX class oxidoreductase, translating into MAQDVRDPDPEYLAFWGERHLCTLTTLRPDGTPHVVPVGVTYEPEAALARVITNKNSTKVANVLAAGPDGGRVAVCQVHGRRWATLEGLATVRTETDRVADAVGRYAARYERTPAPNPDRVVIEIAVDRALGRG; encoded by the coding sequence ATGGCCCAAGACGTACGCGATCCCGACCCCGAATATCTCGCCTTCTGGGGAGAACGCCACCTGTGCACCCTGACCACACTCCGGCCGGACGGCACACCGCACGTGGTGCCGGTGGGCGTGACATACGAACCGGAGGCCGCGCTGGCACGTGTCATCACCAACAAGAACTCGACCAAGGTCGCCAACGTCCTGGCGGCGGGCCCCGACGGGGGGCGGGTCGCGGTCTGCCAGGTCCACGGAAGGCGCTGGGCGACGCTTGAGGGCCTCGCGACGGTGCGCACGGAGACCGATCGGGTCGCGGACGCCGTAGGCCGTTACGCGGCCCGCTACGAACGCACGCCGGCACCCAACCCGGACCGGGTCGTCATCGAGATCGCGGTCGACCGCGCACTGGGCAGAGGATGA
- a CDS encoding YbjN domain-containing protein, whose amino-acid sequence MTIDPSSIPNFGAQPQPQAAGTAGPVVPDQDLVKQLLDQMELKYVVDDEGDLAAPWEEFRTYFMFRGEGDQQVFSVRTFYDRPHAIDDKPRILDAIDDWNRRTLWPKVYSHVHEEEDGGPTTVRLIGEAQMLIGTGVSLEHFVSSTVSWVRASIEFDKWIVETFGLTPAEEKPAGEKPADDA is encoded by the coding sequence ATGACCATCGACCCGTCCTCGATTCCGAACTTCGGGGCCCAGCCCCAGCCGCAGGCTGCGGGAACGGCGGGCCCTGTCGTCCCCGACCAGGATCTGGTCAAGCAGCTTCTCGACCAGATGGAGCTGAAGTACGTCGTCGACGACGAGGGTGACCTCGCGGCGCCGTGGGAGGAATTCCGTACGTACTTCATGTTCCGCGGTGAGGGCGACCAGCAGGTCTTCTCCGTGCGGACTTTCTACGACCGGCCGCACGCCATCGATGACAAGCCCAGGATTCTCGACGCGATCGACGACTGGAACCGCCGCACGCTGTGGCCCAAGGTCTACAGCCACGTGCACGAGGAGGAGGACGGCGGCCCCACGACCGTCCGGCTCATCGGCGAGGCCCAGATGCTGATCGGCACCGGGGTCAGCCTGGAGCACTTCGTGTCGTCGACCGTCAGCTGGGTCCGGGCCTCGATCGAGTTCGACAAGTGGATCGTCGAGACCTTCGGGCTGACTCCGGCCGAGGAGAAGCCCGCCGGGGAGAAGCCGGCCGACGACGCCTGA
- a CDS encoding mannosyltransferase family protein, producing MFAAARLTGLLVLCLWAEHIGRSPSQLLTRSWDSVWYTRIAADGYGYTLHFTDGAVHSDLAFFPLYPGLVRAVTTVLPLTGDTAALLLSWVAAAAAALAVYLVGERLHGRTTAAVLVLLWGLLPHSVVLSLAYTEPLLTAFAAFSLYAVLTGRWLWAGSLAALAGLSRPNGIAIAAAVCAAAAYELWKRRGHAPWRLWAAAVVAPLGWGGWVLWVGLRTGDPLSGYFAVQAGWRSRFDLGVDNLLNVRDVALRPTELATPMTALIVAAAVLLFALLLVDRENRPPLPLLVYAGVLLLIAVGGGGFFESKPRFLLPAFPLLLPLACALTKARPRAVIVVIIALAGLSCCYGTYLLTLAPMPL from the coding sequence CTGTTCGCCGCCGCCCGGCTCACCGGTCTGCTGGTGCTGTGTCTGTGGGCCGAGCACATCGGCCGCTCACCGTCCCAACTGCTCACCCGCAGCTGGGACTCCGTCTGGTACACGAGGATCGCCGCGGACGGCTACGGCTACACGCTCCACTTCACCGACGGCGCCGTCCACAGCGACCTCGCGTTCTTCCCGCTCTACCCCGGCCTCGTACGCGCCGTCACGACCGTGCTCCCGCTCACCGGGGACACCGCGGCCCTGCTGCTCTCCTGGGTCGCGGCGGCAGCCGCCGCCCTCGCCGTCTACCTCGTCGGCGAACGCCTCCACGGCCGGACCACCGCGGCCGTCCTGGTGCTTCTGTGGGGCCTGCTCCCCCACTCGGTCGTGCTCTCGCTGGCGTACACGGAACCGCTCCTCACCGCCTTCGCCGCCTTCTCCCTCTACGCGGTGCTCACCGGCCGCTGGCTGTGGGCGGGTTCGCTGGCCGCGCTCGCGGGTCTGTCGCGGCCCAACGGGATCGCGATCGCCGCGGCGGTGTGCGCCGCGGCGGCGTACGAACTGTGGAAGCGCCGCGGCCACGCCCCCTGGCGGCTCTGGGCGGCGGCGGTCGTGGCGCCGCTCGGCTGGGGCGGTTGGGTGCTCTGGGTGGGCCTGCGCACCGGCGACCCGCTCAGCGGCTACTTCGCCGTGCAGGCCGGCTGGCGGTCCCGCTTCGACCTCGGTGTCGACAACCTGCTCAACGTCCGCGATGTCGCGCTGCGGCCCACCGAACTCGCCACTCCCATGACCGCGCTGATCGTCGCCGCGGCCGTACTGCTCTTCGCGCTGCTCCTCGTGGACCGGGAGAACCGCCCGCCCCTGCCACTGCTCGTGTACGCGGGGGTGCTGCTCCTGATCGCCGTCGGCGGCGGCGGGTTCTTCGAGTCCAAGCCGCGCTTCCTGCTGCCCGCGTTCCCGCTGCTGCTCCCGCTCGCGTGCGCGCTCACGAAAGCCCGGCCGAGAGCGGTGATCGTGGTGATCATCGCCCTCGCCGGGCTGTCGTGCTGCTACGGGACGTACCTGCTGACGCTCGCCCCGATGCCGCTGTGA
- a CDS encoding CHAT domain-containing protein, which produces MCVGGGVRHVAAGPVVGGDAHFACHAVSDPQRPSNGRLMPHGPADASPTVRDLARLCLPGARLAYLSACDTMRIRAELADGSVHLASAFQMAGFPHVVGSLWQVDDTVGARIARGLYERLAPDEGGPLSVEGTARALHRAVCEVRADHPRTPSLWACQVHTGP; this is translated from the coding sequence GTGTGTGTCGGCGGAGGCGTACGGCACGTCGCTGCCGGGCCTGTCGTCGGTGGCGACGCGCATTTCGCCTGCCACGCCGTCAGCGATCCCCAGCGCCCGTCGAACGGCCGGCTGATGCCGCACGGCCCGGCGGACGCGTCGCCGACGGTCCGCGATCTCGCCCGGCTGTGCCTTCCGGGCGCCCGCCTGGCCTATCTGTCCGCGTGCGACACGATGCGGATCAGGGCCGAACTCGCCGACGGGTCCGTGCACCTAGCGAGCGCCTTCCAGATGGCCGGCTTCCCCCATGTCGTCGGCTCGCTCTGGCAGGTGGACGACACCGTCGGGGCGCGGATCGCCCGCGGGCTGTACGAGCGGCTGGCCCCCGACGAGGGCGGCCCGCTGTCCGTGGAGGGCACGGCGCGCGCCCTGCACCGCGCGGTGTGCGAGGTGCGCGCGGACCACCCCCGCACCCCGAGTCTCTGGGCCTGCCAGGTCCACACGGGGCCGTGA
- a CDS encoding pyridoxal phosphate-dependent aminotransferase, protein MTATNPPTPAASGDPAPRRPLLNRRLAEFGTTIFAEMSALAVRTGAINLGQGFPDTDGPEEVREAAVRALRDGRGNQYPPGPGVPELRTAIADHQLKRYGLAYDPDTEVLVTAGATEAIAASLLALVEPGDEVIALEPYYDSYAASIALAGGTRVPVTLRPRDGAYHLDLDELRDAVTPRTRLILLNTPHNPTGTVLTREELAAVAALAVERDLLVVTDEVYEHLVFDGEHLPIATFPGMRERTVTISSSGKTFSFTGWKVGWVTAAPELVSTVRAAKQFLTYVSAGPFQYAVAEALRLPDSYFDELRDDLRAKRDLLSAGLVAAGFEVYRPAGTYFVTTDIRPLGESDGFAFCRALPERCGVVAVPNAVFYDHREQGAPFVRFAFCKRTEVLADAAGRLKTLAG, encoded by the coding sequence ATGACCGCCACGAATCCCCCGACGCCCGCCGCGAGCGGCGACCCGGCGCCCCGGCGCCCCCTGCTCAACCGACGCCTCGCGGAGTTCGGGACGACGATCTTCGCCGAGATGTCGGCGCTGGCCGTCCGGACCGGCGCGATCAACCTCGGCCAGGGCTTTCCCGACACCGACGGCCCCGAGGAGGTCCGGGAGGCGGCCGTACGGGCCCTGCGCGACGGCCGCGGCAACCAGTACCCGCCGGGCCCCGGCGTCCCCGAGCTGCGCACCGCGATCGCCGACCACCAGCTGAAGCGGTACGGCCTGGCGTACGACCCCGACACCGAGGTCCTGGTCACGGCGGGAGCCACCGAGGCGATCGCCGCCTCGCTGCTCGCCCTGGTCGAGCCCGGCGACGAGGTGATCGCCCTGGAGCCGTACTACGACTCGTACGCCGCCTCCATCGCCCTGGCGGGCGGCACCCGCGTCCCCGTCACGCTGCGGCCCCGCGACGGCGCGTACCACCTGGACCTGGACGAGCTGCGCGACGCCGTCACCCCGCGCACCCGGCTGATCCTCCTCAACACCCCGCACAACCCCACCGGCACGGTCCTCACCCGCGAGGAGCTGGCGGCCGTGGCCGCGCTCGCCGTCGAGCGCGATCTGCTGGTCGTCACCGACGAGGTCTACGAACACCTGGTCTTCGACGGCGAACACCTCCCCATCGCGACCTTCCCGGGGATGCGCGAGCGCACCGTCACCATCTCCTCCAGCGGGAAGACGTTCTCGTTCACCGGCTGGAAGGTGGGCTGGGTGACGGCCGCGCCGGAGCTGGTGAGCACGGTCAGGGCCGCGAAGCAGTTCCTGACGTACGTCTCGGCGGGCCCCTTCCAGTACGCCGTCGCCGAGGCCCTGCGGCTGCCGGACAGCTACTTCGACGAGTTGCGCGACGATCTGCGGGCCAAGCGCGACCTGCTGTCGGCGGGGCTCGTCGCGGCCGGATTCGAGGTCTACCGGCCGGCGGGCACGTACTTCGTCACCACCGACATCCGCCCGCTCGGCGAGAGCGACGGCTTCGCCTTCTGCCGGGCGCTGCCGGAGCGCTGCGGGGTGGTGGCCGTACCGAACGCGGTGTTCTACGACCACCGGGAGCAGGGCGCGCCCTTCGTACGCTTCGCGTTCTGCAAGCGCACGGAGGTACTGGCGGACGCGGCCGGGCGCCTGAAGACGCTGGCGGGGTGA
- a CDS encoding DUF2617 family protein, giving the protein MLRTLNTAYTDTRSADLAWALGREPLPALAVLDLELGCAKVQMRLLGASHQVLLEQEQGSCSETVACIPGSSTPLPLGVAERVGEWSYEFAARVETLSQGSFAGRAQELLALVADHPNGLAGTFPGDPHAFTAMLVRRHDGQVSWRTWHAYPQEGTLVVTRTRVGVRVPVAL; this is encoded by the coding sequence ATGCTCAGAACTCTCAACACCGCCTACACCGACACCCGTTCGGCCGATCTGGCCTGGGCGCTTGGGCGCGAGCCGCTGCCCGCCCTCGCCGTCCTCGATCTCGAACTCGGATGCGCCAAGGTCCAGATGAGGCTTCTTGGCGCTTCTCATCAGGTACTTCTCGAACAGGAGCAGGGCAGTTGCTCCGAGACGGTGGCCTGTATCCCCGGCAGCAGCACGCCGTTGCCGCTCGGCGTCGCGGAGCGCGTGGGGGAGTGGAGTTACGAATTCGCCGCGCGCGTCGAGACGTTGTCGCAGGGCTCGTTCGCGGGGCGCGCGCAGGAACTGCTCGCACTGGTCGCCGACCACCCGAACGGCCTCGCGGGTACGTTCCCGGGTGACCCGCACGCGTTCACGGCGATGCTCGTGCGGCGGCACGACGGCCAGGTGTCGTGGCGCACCTGGCACGCGTATCCGCAGGAGGGGACGCTGGTGGTGACCCGGACGCGGGTGGGCGTGCGGGTGCCGGTCGCGCTGTAG
- a CDS encoding polyamine aminopropyltransferase encodes MIDQSVVAPPDSAARLPVRPSAGRFLILVVVFVCAACGLVYELELVALASYLIGDSVTQASVVLSLMVFAMGLGSLLAKRLRCRAAVGFGLVEAALALLGGLSALVLYATFAWMGESRYALIGFSLSIGVLIGAEIPLLMTLIQRVSRQDAGGTVADLFAADYVGALVGGLAFPFLLLPWFGQLTGALLTGAVNVVAGGALVLWVFGRDLTGRERGLLLLVNVLVLAVLATAAVLVDDFERAARRAVYGDGVRVAVQTDVQEVVLTGGAEGPLDLYLDGRLRVSERDEYRYHEALVHPAMRGRHARVLILGGGDGLAAREVLRYPDVRSVTLVELDPGVARLARTDPALAALNEHVYGDPRFRVEYADAFTWLRGRGTAGAGAYDVVISDLPNPGITPSTKLYSEEFYVLASRVLAEGGRLAVHAGPPAVRPRTYWTVEATLRAAGFGTSPYTAKGRAAGFGTGPDRSHDGKNAGGAEGAGEGVRTDWGFVLAAAGRTPAVGLAPDAPRLRSLAPPVLEAGILRAERTRLRDLPPSTLVHPRYAG; translated from the coding sequence ATGATCGACCAGTCCGTGGTCGCGCCGCCGGACAGCGCGGCGCGGCTGCCCGTCCGACCGAGCGCGGGTCGTTTCCTGATCCTCGTCGTGGTCTTCGTGTGCGCCGCGTGCGGACTGGTCTACGAGCTGGAACTGGTCGCCCTCGCGTCGTATCTGATCGGGGACTCCGTCACACAGGCGTCGGTCGTCCTGTCCCTGATGGTCTTCGCGATGGGTCTCGGCTCGCTCCTCGCGAAGCGGCTGCGCTGCCGGGCGGCGGTCGGATTCGGTCTGGTCGAGGCGGCGCTCGCGCTGCTCGGGGGGCTCTCGGCGCTGGTGCTGTACGCGACGTTCGCCTGGATGGGCGAGTCGCGGTACGCGCTGATCGGCTTCTCGCTCTCCATCGGGGTCCTCATCGGCGCGGAGATCCCCCTGCTGATGACGCTCATCCAGCGCGTCTCCCGGCAGGACGCGGGCGGGACGGTCGCCGATCTCTTCGCGGCGGACTATGTGGGCGCGCTGGTCGGCGGGCTGGCCTTTCCGTTCCTGCTGCTGCCGTGGTTCGGGCAGCTCACGGGCGCGCTCCTGACCGGCGCGGTCAACGTGGTGGCGGGCGGGGCGCTCGTGCTCTGGGTCTTCGGGCGCGATCTGACGGGCCGTGAGCGGGGACTGCTGCTGCTCGTGAACGTCCTGGTGCTGGCGGTCCTGGCCACCGCCGCCGTCCTGGTGGACGACTTCGAGCGGGCCGCGCGGCGCGCGGTGTACGGGGACGGGGTGCGGGTCGCCGTCCAGACCGACGTCCAGGAGGTCGTCCTCACGGGCGGGGCCGAGGGGCCGCTGGACCTGTATCTGGACGGGCGGCTGCGGGTCAGCGAGCGCGACGAGTACCGGTACCACGAGGCGCTGGTGCATCCCGCGATGCGCGGTCGGCACGCGCGGGTGCTGATCCTGGGCGGCGGGGACGGGCTCGCGGCGCGCGAGGTCCTGCGCTATCCGGACGTCCGTTCGGTCACGCTGGTCGAGCTCGACCCCGGCGTCGCGCGACTGGCCCGTACGGACCCGGCGCTGGCCGCGCTGAACGAGCACGTGTACGGCGACCCGCGATTCCGGGTGGAGTACGCGGACGCGTTCACCTGGCTGCGGGGGCGGGGGACGGCGGGGGCGGGAGCGTACGACGTGGTCATCTCGGACCTGCCCAACCCCGGCATCACCCCGAGCACCAAGCTCTACTCGGAGGAGTTCTACGTGCTCGCCTCGCGGGTGCTCGCCGAGGGCGGGCGGCTGGCCGTGCACGCGGGGCCGCCGGCCGTCCGGCCGCGTACGTACTGGACGGTGGAGGCGACGCTGCGGGCGGCCGGTTTCGGTACGAGCCCGTACACGGCGAAAGGGCGGGCGGCAGGGTTCGGGACGGGGCCCGACCGGTCCCACGACGGGAAGAACGCGGGCGGGGCGGAAGGGGCGGGGGAGGGTGTGCGTACGGACTGGGGCTTCGTCCTGGCGGCCGCCGGCCGGACACCCGCGGTGGGGCTCGCCCCGGACGCGCCCCGGCTGCGCTCGCTGGCCCCGCCGGTGCTCGAAGCGGGCATCCTCCGGGCGGAACGCACCAGATTGCGCGATCTGCCACCGTCGACGCTGGTGCATCCGAGATACGCGGGCTGA